In Beggiatoa leptomitoformis, the genomic window CCGCCCGTGTCCGACGGACTGATGCGGGTGAACCTGAAAAGTGCCCCGTTTGGCAGTTGCATAAAGTTTATTCACCTGATGATGTGAAAGCATGGGTACAAGAGGGCTGTCGTAGTGCAACTATCGGCTGTATTGAGTGTAAACAACCTGTGATTGAAGGCATTATAAAAGAACTTGCCCCAATTCAAGAAAAGTGTAAACGTTATCAAGAATCGCCTGAAACTGTTCGTGCGATTATGACGGAAGGTTGTGAAAAAGCCCGTGCTGTCGCTCGTGAAACGTTAGAGGAAGTAAGACAGGTAATGGGTTTATCATATCGTTAAGGTGATGAGACCGTTTGCAAACAATGGATAGTACCGCTTCAAGCTGTATTATCCATTGTTTATTTTTTTGTCCGTTTGTAAGAAATCTATTCTGTAAGGACGAATAAACCCGTCCTTTCTACCGAAACGTTGTTGCTCAAACAGTGTATTTTTTTAATTATTTTTCGGCGGAGGCGTAAATAGGTGAGCATATTAGGCGGTTGTTATTGTGGAGAAATTCGTTATCACATTGAGCAAACGACATTGACAGATGTCGCTATTTGTCATTGCTCTATTTGTCGGCGTGTCAGTGGTGGAACAAGTATTACGTGGGCGAGTGTTCCATTAACCGCGTTTCAATGGACACAAGGTGAACCTGCTATGTATCGCTCCGCGCCAGAATGTGAACGCTATTTTTGTTCTCATTGCGGTACGCAATTAAGTCTTTATACACGTCTTGCATCTGATACCTTGGATATTAGCGTAACTTCTTTAGATAATCCCTCACTATATGCACCCAATCGACATATTTGGGTTAATAATAAGCTGCCGTGGATCATACTGAATGATGGACTAGCACAAGAATCAGAAGAGATTTTATAATTTTTTCATTGACCAAAAATATAAAGTCAAGCCTTGTGCTTGTTTTAATTGATGTCAGGCTCTTTTTTTATTTTATTTTGTCTATACACTGCAATAAGATGACTTGCGTATTCTGCATTTAACATCGCTTGTGTGATTATTTTCGCTAAGATAAATGAAACAATATGCGTTATTCAAAAACCACGTAGGTATGAATAAATTTCTCTGCATTGAACATTTATAAGCAATACTTTATGCTTTTTGCATGAAGAACCTATTAATATTACTTCCCTTACAGTGCTGATTTTATGCTGACCGCTCATATACGTCCCTTATCTTTTTCCTTATCGTTCGCTACATTATGCCTTGCAGGTTGTACGGGTATTACAACCAATGATGTTGATCCTTATGAACCTATGAATCGTAAAATTTATGCATTTAACCAAGCGATTGATGATGCTGTTTTACGTCCAGTTGCGATGACTTATCGGGAAATTACACCAACGCCCTTAAATCAAGGCATTTCTAATGTATTTAGCAATATTGGTGATGTCGTTGTTGTGGTTAATGATGTATTGCAACTGAAAGTACCGCAGGCAGCCTCTGACACCATGCGGTTATTATTCAATTCAACCATTGGTATTTTTGGTATTTTAGATGTTGGCACAACGTTTGGTTTTCCTAAACATTATGAAGATTTTGGGCAAACATTGGGTTATTGGGGGATTGGCGATGGTTCATATATTGTTTTACCCTTTTTTGGTCCTAGTTCCACCCGTGACACAGTTGGCTGGGTGGGTGATTTAGCCTTAGACCCGCGCTGGTATGTTGGCAATGGTGATAAAACAAATGGCTTTATTGCAGTAACAAATGTTGTCAGTGCCGTTGATAAACGAGCAGACTTGATTGGTGTTGAAAAAGTGGTTGACCAAGGTGCATTAGACCAATACATCTACTTGCGTAATGCTTATTTACAAAGTCGCCGATTCTTGGTTTATGATGGTAACCCACCAAAACAAGAGTCTTCTGAGGAATTAGATGATTTGTTTAGTGATATAGAAGATAATAAAAACGAACCAAAAACTAGCACTCCGCCATCGAAGAAATAATTTTTCTCCTAGCGGCAACAAGTGTTTTTTAGCCTATAAAATTGCGGTTAATTCCCTCAATTAGAAAAATCACAAGAAGCCAGAACGCAATGGAAAACGCTGATCTACGATTATTTGAAAACCATCTGGATGAATTATTAGCCATTTGTGTGCAATTGGCAGAAGAAAATCGACAATTGCGTCAACAACAAGACCGTTTGCTAGAAGAACGGACAGTGTTATTGGAAAAAAACCAATTAGCGCGAAATCGTGTTGAGGCGATGATTGAACGCTTAAAAACTTTGGAAATAAATGTATGAGCAGTTATAGCGGCAAAACAATTCCTGTCAGCTTGCATATTTTAGATAAAGATTATGTTGTTGCCTGTCCTGAAGAGGAAAAAGAAACGTTAATTGCATCTGCTAATTACCTAAATAAAAAGGTGAAAGAAGTCCGTGATGGTGGCAAGGTCGTAAGTACGGAACGTATCGTTGTAGTAAGCGCACTCAATATTATTCATGAGTATTTTCGCTATAAGCAAGGGTATGAGACGGAGAATAACGGCTTAAAAAATCAGATAAACTCGCTACAAGAAAAAATTAATCTTGCCTTACATGAAATAAAGCGGTAGTCTTGAAATCAAGGCTTCTCTCAATCTGAGAAGCAAAGCAAAATGTAACGTTTTCGGCATCCCCTGCCCGTGTTGTGAGGGCTTTAAAAACTCTTGAACCTAACTTCACATCTTGGGAATAGAGAGTTAAATGATCTTGTTGTGCATGCCCATCTTGTCATGGGAAGCCTGAAAGGTCGCTCGACGTACCCACTTGAACCACCCGGTTCAGAGATGTCGCCGTAGCAAAATAGGTAGGTGGATGCTTTTCCTCTTGTTTATCCCTTCATCATTCTGCAGTTGACCGTTTAAATCAATCCTCTAATCTTCGTTTTATTAACGTATTAAAATACTAAAAAAAAGGGCGCAGTATCCGCACCCTAACAGTTCTTACAATATCGCTAATAATTCTACTTCAAAAATTAACGTTGCATTAGGTGGAATGACACCGCCCGCACCTCGCGCGCCATAGCCTAGTTGTGGTGGAATTGTTAATTTACGTGTTCCCCCAATTTTCATGCCTTGAACACCTTCATCCCATCCTGCAATAACTTGTCGCCCACCTAATATAAATTGAAATGCTTCGTTGCGTTGTTTGCTAGAATCAAACGGTTGACCATTGGTTAGCCAGCCTGAATAGTGGACAGAGACTTTTTTACCTGCAACCGCTTCCGCGCCTGTCCCAACGACAGTATCTTCATAAATTAAACCACTTGCTGTTGTTATTTCAGCCATGCTATGTATTCCTTGATTAAATTGATAAGTGTTTATAGAAACTTTCTACAACCCTGTTCATCATGCGCCCTTGCAGTAATGGGACATAAAACGCGTTAAAGAGTGAACAGGTATCCGCTGAATTTGTGCCAACAAAGGCAGGGGAACATGAGATAAGTGATAAGTACAGCATAAATGCGCCAGCATGTGCAACCATAAACGTGCGGTCATTTGTACATCGGCTAAAGCACGATGTGCGTGACCATCAGATGGTAACCCTATATATTTTATTAAATCTGTTAATTTATGGGTGGGCGCGTGTGGATAGCATCGTCGTGCTAACAACAAGGAACACAACATTTCTTGTCGTCGCTGTAAACCAATATGTGCTAACTCAATATCTAAAAACTTGCTATCAAAAACCGCATTATGTGCTACGAGTGGGGTATCACCGATGAATTCTGCTAATTCGTGCATTACTTGGTGAACAGGGGGGGCTGTACGAATCATTGTATTATTAATGCCTGTCAAGTTTTCAATAAAGGCTGGAATTGAAACACCTGCATTCATTAAACTTTGATAATGGTCAGTTATTTGACCATTTTTAATTCGTACAGCAGCCACTTCAGTGGGGCGCGCACCATGTTGTGGAGATAAACCCGTTGTCTCAAAATCAATAATAATGATGTGCATGATGCAACCATGTTTGTGTGTTTTATTATAGTGCAGTTTAAAAGTTTTTATGCACTTATTTAGTGCAAAAAATATTTGCCTATTTGCTGTGTTTAGACGATAAACAGTTATAATATAATGTTTTTAAATAAAAATAAAGCATGGCATAGTTATTGTATTTGTGTAAACACCTCAATTATAGGTAAACGGTATTCTGCGTTTATCGCACAAAATTATGGATTGTAAGCGGTATCTGGTTTTATCAAAAAAATCGCTTTTTTTACGTTACTATTCGTTGTTTTGCTGTTTCTGCTGTAACATATTGGCACATTTTCTTTGCAGGTTTTATCAAAAAAGATGCAAGAATTGTGAAAATGTAATTGCAATTGTGAAAATAGGCTCATGTGAGAGCATTTAATTTTTCTTTTATTTTATTTACCGTTAGGAGGAAATACCCATGAAGATGGTGACTGCCATTATCAAACCTTTCAAGCTTGACGATGTGCGCGAGTCTTTATCAGATATCGGTGTACAGGGCATTACTGTAACAGAAGTAAAAGGATTTGGACGGCAAAAAGGTCATACTGAATTATATCGCGGTGCAGAATATGTCGTTGATTTTCTACCTAAAGTAAAAATTGAAGCGGCTATTCAAGATGACTTGGTTGAGCAAGTTATTGATGCAATTACAAAAGCTGCAAATACAGGCAAAATTGGTGATGGTAAAATTTTTGTGTTTGATTTAGAACAAGCCATTCGAATTCGTACAGGCGAAACAGGAAGCGACGCGCTGTAACAAATATATCCCTTTATTTATTCTTGAATATCCGTAGGGAGTTTAATAATGCCTTTAGAAGTCGCGGGTGCGTCCACGTCTATTGAGATACGTTATGCACTGGATACTTTTTACCTGTTAATGACGGGGATTCTCGTTATGTTTATGGCAGCAGGCTTTGCGATGTTAGAAGCAGGGCTTGTCCGCGCTAAAAATACAGCCGAGATTTTAACTAAAAATATTACGTTATATGCCGTTGCCTGCATTATGTATATGTTGGTTGGTTATAACCTTATGTATCCAGGAGAAAATACCATTATTGCAGGTATTTTGCCTCATTTTACGTTTTTACTGGGTGGTGAACAAACCGCCGAAAGTATCTTAGCGGGAACAGCTAGTAAAGCGTATGCGTTGAAAGCAGATTTCTTTTTCCAAGTTGTTTTCGTGGCAACTTCTATGTCAGTCGTTTCAGGTGCGGTTGCTGAACGGATGAAATTGTGGGCATTTTTAGTATTTGCCGTTGTCATGACAGGCTTTATTTATCCCATTCAAGGTTATTGGAAATGGGGTGGCGGTTGGTTAGAAGCTATTCCTTTTTTAAGTAATGCCTCTTTTAAAGATTTTGCAGGGTCTGGGATTGTGCATCTGTGTGGTGCGACAGCGGCATTAGCAGGTGTACTGTTGTTAGGTGCACGTAAAGGTAAATACGGTGCTAATGGACAAGTTAATCCAATGCCTGGGGCAAACTTACCGCTTGCAACATTAGGCACAATGATTCTCTGGTTTGGTTGGTTTGGTTTTAATGGGGGTTCACAACTTAAACTCAGCACGATTGCCGATGCAAATACAGTTGCTGCCGTTATCGTTAATACAAATATGGCTGCTTGTGGCGGTTTGGTTGCTGCAATTTTAGTGGCGCGTATTTTGTTTGGTAAAGCTGATTTGAGTATGATTTTGAATGGTATTTTAGCGGGTTTAGTTGCTATTACCGCAGAACCCTCAACGCCTACAGCTTCTTTTGCTGTCATGATTGGTGCAGTGGGGGGGGTGTTGGTTGTCTTCTCAATTGTGACCTTAGACAAAATGCGGGTAGATGACCCTGTTGGTGCAATTTCTGTTCATGGTATTGCGGGAGTTTGGGGGTTATTAGCAGTCCCTATTACAAACACCAGTGCTAAATTCTCAGCACAATTTATTGGGGTTTTATCTATTTTTGGTTGGGTATTTGTTACCAGTTTGATTGTATGGTCTATCTTAAAATTCACCATTGGTATTCGTATGTCAGAAGAAGAAGAATACGAAGGTGCGGATATATCAGAATGTGGTTTAGAAGCCTACCCAGAGTTTATGCATAAGTAAGTCATTGTAGGAAAAAATATCTATTTCCTCTATTTATATTCAGTTGATGATTGACCAGTTTATCTTGACTTTAGTAAGGAGAGTTTTTTAATGAAAAAGACGTTATTACAACTATCAGGCATGTTCTTGTTTGTTTTACTTAGTCATGTCGCATTAGCAGATGACCCTCCCGTTGCCCCTGCTCCTACCACACCAGCAGTAACAACAGAGGCAACAGCAACTCCCGCACCAACACCAACAGAAACCGTTGCAACGCCAGTAGAAACAGCCGTTCCTGCACCTGCCCCTGTTGCTGAAGCCCCTAAAGTGGATAAAAGCGATATTGCATGGATAATGACATCCGCAGCCCTTGTTTTATTGATGACACCGGGACTTGCTTTATTTTATGGCGGTTTAGTGCGTACTAAAAACGCGCTGAATATGTTCATGAAAGTATTTGTTTCTATGGGTCTTATTTCTGTATTATGGGTTGTTATTGGTTATAGTATTGCCTTCCAACCGAATAATCCCTTCTTTGGTGGCATTGATTGGATGTTGTTAAAGAATGTGGGTTTAACACCGCATGATTTTTACGCGACAAGCATTCCACATCAATTATTTATGGTATTCCAAATGATGTTCGCCATTATTACCGTTGCGCTGATTGCTGGCGCGGTTGCTGAGCGGATGAAA contains:
- a CDS encoding GFA family protein, with protein sequence MSILGGCYCGEIRYHIEQTTLTDVAICHCSICRRVSGGTSITWASVPLTAFQWTQGEPAMYRSAPECERYFCSHCGTQLSLYTRLASDTLDISVTSLDNPSLYAPNRHIWVNNKLPWIILNDGLAQESEEIL
- a CDS encoding MlaA family lipoprotein gives rise to the protein MLTAHIRPLSFSLSFATLCLAGCTGITTNDVDPYEPMNRKIYAFNQAIDDAVLRPVAMTYREITPTPLNQGISNVFSNIGDVVVVVNDVLQLKVPQAASDTMRLLFNSTIGIFGILDVGTTFGFPKHYEDFGQTLGYWGIGDGSYIVLPFFGPSSTRDTVGWVGDLALDPRWYVGNGDKTNGFIAVTNVVSAVDKRADLIGVEKVVDQGALDQYIYLRNAYLQSRRFLVYDGNPPKQESSEELDDLFSDIEDNKNEPKTSTPPSKK
- a CDS encoding TIGR02449 family protein, which encodes MENADLRLFENHLDELLAICVQLAEENRQLRQQQDRLLEERTVLLEKNQLARNRVEAMIERLKTLEINV
- a CDS encoding cell division protein ZapA → MSSYSGKTIPVSLHILDKDYVVACPEEEKETLIASANYLNKKVKEVRDGGKVVSTERIVVVSALNIIHEYFRYKQGYETENNGLKNQINSLQEKINLALHEIKR
- a CDS encoding FKBP-type peptidyl-prolyl cis-trans isomerase yields the protein MAEITTASGLIYEDTVVGTGAEAVAGKKVSVHYSGWLTNGQPFDSSKQRNEAFQFILGGRQVIAGWDEGVQGMKIGGTRKLTIPPQLGYGARGAGGVIPPNATLIFEVELLAIL
- a CDS encoding 3'-5' exonuclease, with amino-acid sequence MHIIIIDFETTGLSPQHGARPTEVAAVRIKNGQITDHYQSLMNAGVSIPAFIENLTGINNTMIRTAPPVHQVMHELAEFIGDTPLVAHNAVFDSKFLDIELAHIGLQRRQEMLCSLLLARRCYPHAPTHKLTDLIKYIGLPSDGHAHRALADVQMTARLWLHMLAHLCCTYHLSHVPLPLLAQIQRIPVHSLTRFMSHYCKGA
- the glnK gene encoding P-II family nitrogen regulator codes for the protein MKMVTAIIKPFKLDDVRESLSDIGVQGITVTEVKGFGRQKGHTELYRGAEYVVDFLPKVKIEAAIQDDLVEQVIDAITKAANTGKIGDGKIFVFDLEQAIRIRTGETGSDAL
- a CDS encoding ammonium transporter, with amino-acid sequence MPLEVAGASTSIEIRYALDTFYLLMTGILVMFMAAGFAMLEAGLVRAKNTAEILTKNITLYAVACIMYMLVGYNLMYPGENTIIAGILPHFTFLLGGEQTAESILAGTASKAYALKADFFFQVVFVATSMSVVSGAVAERMKLWAFLVFAVVMTGFIYPIQGYWKWGGGWLEAIPFLSNASFKDFAGSGIVHLCGATAALAGVLLLGARKGKYGANGQVNPMPGANLPLATLGTMILWFGWFGFNGGSQLKLSTIADANTVAAVIVNTNMAACGGLVAAILVARILFGKADLSMILNGILAGLVAITAEPSTPTASFAVMIGAVGGVLVVFSIVTLDKMRVDDPVGAISVHGIAGVWGLLAVPITNTSAKFSAQFIGVLSIFGWVFVTSLIVWSILKFTIGIRMSEEEEYEGADISECGLEAYPEFMHK